In Hevea brasiliensis isolate MT/VB/25A 57/8 chromosome 13, ASM3005281v1, whole genome shotgun sequence, a single genomic region encodes these proteins:
- the LOC110663085 gene encoding reticulon-like protein B14 encodes MLRWGIYDSDSDDNQPAPSRKLFSHGRSLHAILGGGHVADILLWKNKYLSAGILTGFTVIWFLLEVVEYHVVTLLCHLLMLFMAILFIWSNTAGFINRNPPDVDDIELPESTLKFFFGQINQLLSNLYYISSGKDLITFFVAIACLWILSALGSLCSTLTLLYIVYLCLATLPVLYERYEDQVDNFVGRSGQEMKNLFEKFNTKVLDKIPRGPTKEKKLA; translated from the exons ATGCTGAGGTGGGGGATATATGATTCTGATTCTGATGACAACCAGCCTGCACCTTCAAGAAAATTGTTCAGCCATGGAAGATCACTACATGCCATTCTTGGAGGAGGGCATG TTGCTGACATACTGCTGTGGAAGAACAAGTATTTATCAGCAGGGATCCTAACTGGTTTCACGGTTATATGGTTCCTTCTTGAAGTTGTGGAGTATCATGTTGTTACTCTTCTTTGTCACTTGCTCATGCTTTTTATGGCCATCCTCTTCATTTGGTCTAATACCGCAGGATTCATCAATAG AAATCCTCCTGATGTTGATGATATAGAGTTGCCAGAATCCACATTGAAATTCTTCTTTGGGCAAATCAACCAATTACtatcaaatttatattatatttcaaGTGGGAAAGATCTAATAACTTTCTTTGTG GCCATAGCTTGTCTCTGGATATTGTCAGCTTTGGGGTCACTATGCAGCACTCTGACACTTTTATATATTG TTTATCTGTGCTTGGCGACATTGCCAGTTTTGTATGAGCGATATGAAGACCAGGTGGATAATTTTGTTGGAAGAAGCGGCCAAGAGATGAAGAACTTGTTTGAAAAATTTAATACCAAAGTTCTTGACAAGATCCCAAGAGGACCAACAAAAGAGAAAAAGCTGGCTTAA
- the LOC110652152 gene encoding uncharacterized protein LOC110652152: MLGAGLQLTTRGRGEDRFYQPAKARRVHQNQHNDQLRRAQSDVTASQLPLVKEKAEKLLDREPEYHTAVEDSPKPLSVPASDPVVSPLSNLERFLESITPLVPAQYLSKTTMRGRRNCDSELQPYFVLGDLWESFKEWSAYGAGVPVILNDSDSVVQYYVPFLSGIQIYGESIKPCAKSRRLGDDSDSDFRDSSSDGSSDCEPERGLKGSREQWNHHHLTNDVPLRMDILSLRDQHIARQEDFSSDEGESMNSQGCLLFEYLEKDPPYSREPLADKISDLALRFPGLKTLRSCDLLSSSWISVAWYPIYRIPTGPTLKDLDACFLTYHSLHTPLGVSQTAQAPVVAYPSEMDGVPKMRLPVFGLASFKFKGSLWTPNGGNERQLANSLLQVADNWLRLLQVNHPDFVFFCRRG, translated from the exons ATGTTGGGGGCTGGATTGCAGTTGACTACGCGAGGTCGCGGGGAGGATCGGTTTTACCAACCGGCGAAGGCTCGCAGGGTACACCAGAATCAACATAATGATCAACTGCGCAGAGCTCAGAGCGATGTCACTGCGAGTCAATTGCCTTTGGTCAAGGAAAAAGCGGAAAAACTGTTAGATAGGGAACCTGAGTACCATACTGCTGTTGAGGATTCTCCCAAACCACTTTCCGTGCCGGCCTCTGATCCTGTGGTTTCTCCGTTGAGTAATTTGGAGCGGTTTTTGGAGTCTATTACGCCACTTGTGCCGGCTCAGTACTTATCTAAG ACAACAATGCGGGGCCGGAGGAATTGTGATTCGGAACTTCAGCCTTACTTTGTACTCGGGGATTTGTGGGAGTCTTTTAAGGAATGGAGTGCTTATGGTGCAGGAGTGCCTGTAATTTTGAATGACAGCGATTCTGTTGTTCAGTACTATGTACCGTTTCTGTctggtattcaaatatatggagaGTCTATAAAGCCATGTGCGAAATCGAG GAGACTGGGTGATGACAGTGATAGTGATTTCAGGGATTCAAGTAGTGATGGTAGCAGTGATTGTGAACCTGAAAGAGGACTGAAGGGCTCTAGGGAACAATGGAAtcatcaccatttgacaaatgaTGTTCCTCTTAGAATGGATATATTGTCTTTGAGAGATCAACATATTGCCCGCCAAGAGGACTTTTCTAGTGATGAAGGTGAATCTATGAATTCCCAAGGTTGCTTGCTATTTGAGTATCTTGAAAAAGATCCTCCTTACAGCCGGGAACCGTTAGCTGATAAG ATATCAGATCTTGCCTTGCGTTTCCCTGGGTTGAAGACATTAAGAAGTTGTGATTTACTGTCATCAAGCTGGATTTCTGTGGCCTG GTATCCAATTTACAGGATACCAACCGGACCAACATTGAAAGACCTGGATGCTTGCTTTCTGACATACCATTCTCTTCATACACCATTGGGAG TTTCACAAACTGCTCAGGCCCCAGTGGTGGCATATCCCAGTGAGATGGATGGTGTGCCTAAGATGCGCTTGCCTGTTTTTGGTCTTGCATCATTCAAGTTCAAGGGGTCCTTGTGGACTCCTAATGGGGGAAATGAACGCCAATTGGCAAATTCTCTGTTGCAGGTTGCTGACAATTGGTTGAGACTGCTTCAGGTCAATCATCCAGATTTTGTGTTTTTCTGCCGCAGGGGATAG